The Sagittula stellata E-37 sequence TTCCGTTCACAGCGAGCCCTTCACCGTCGTGGCACGTGCCGACAGCGGCGCGACCAGCTTCGACGACCTGTTCGGCAAGCGCGTGAACGTGGGCAACCCGGGTTCGGGCCAGCGGGCCACCATGGACGTCGTGCTGAACGCGATGGGCAAGTCCGATGCGGACTTCGCACTCGCCTCAGAACTGAAGCCGGCTGAGCAGTCGGCTGCACTGGGCGACAACAAGGTGGATGCGATCATCTACACCGTCGGCCACCCGAACGGTTCGATCCAGGAAGCGACCTCCACGGTCGACGCGAAACTGCTGCCGGTGACCGGTGAGGCCATCGACACGCTGGTTTCGGAAAACCCCTACTACGCCAAGGCCGTGATCCCGGGCGGCATGTACGCCGGCAACCCCGATGACGTGGAGACCTTCGGCGTGAAGGCGACCTTTGTGACGTCGTCCGACGTTCCGGACGATGTGGTGTACGAAGTCGTCAAAGCGGTCTTCGACAACTTCGACCGCTTCAAGGGCCTGCACCCGGCCTTCGCCAACCTGAAAGAAGAAGAGATGATCTCTGCCGGTCTCAGCGCACCGCTGCACCCGGGCGCAGAGAAATACTACCGCGAGCGCGGCTGGATCGAGTGATCCCAAGAACCTGAGTCAAAAGACCGGCACCTCCGCAAAACGCGGGGGTGCCCCGAGCCCACGCATGATGGGCCGGCGCTGAAAAAACAGCGGCAACCGGGGGACGGATATGACTGACAGAGACAACCAATTCGAAGCGGCCGCCGTGGAAAACGCAGCCGCCGGGAAGAGTGGACTGAGCCAGGCGGAAATCGACGAGCTGGTCGCCTCCTCGGACACGGGCGGCAGGTCGCCTTCGCCTGCGATCAGCAAGTTGATCACCTGGACGGCCATCGTCTGGTCTCTTTTCCAGCTCTGGATTGCCAGCCCGCTGCCCTTCATGCTGAGGTTCGGCGTTTTCAATGACACCGAAGCGCGGTCGTTCCACCTTGCCTTTGCGTTGTTCCTTGCCTTTCTCGCCTATCCGGCAGCCCGCTCGACCGTACAGCTTATTCTCGGCGTCGGTGTTCCGGCGATTTTGACATTCCTCTTCATGTACGGCGCAAAGGACGACACGGCGATCTGGTGGATCCCGCTCGTTGGCATCGGCATGATCGCCGCCGTGCTGCTGGGATCCCCCAAGGACCGCGTGCCGCCATGGGAATGGGTGCTCGCCGTGCTTGGCGCCTGCTCGTCGCTGTATCTCTACTTTGCCTATGACGCGATTGCCCAACGGGTCGGCGCGCCGATCACGCCGGATTTCGTCGTCGCGGTCATCGGCATCATGATTCTTCTCGAAGCGACGCGTCGCGCGCTCGGCCCGGCCCTGATGATCGTGGCGACCGTGTTCCTCGTCTACACGTTCCTCGGGCCGATCATGCCCAGCATCATCGCACACAAGGGCAACAACCTTTCGGAGGTCGTGAACCACCAGTGGATCACAACCGAAGGCGTGTTCGGCATCGCGCTGGGGGTCTCCACTTCCTTCGTGTTCCTGTTCGTGCTGTTCGGGTCGTTGCTGGATAAGGCAGGCGCGGGAAACTACTTCATCCAGGTGGCCTTCTCTCTCATGGGGCACATGCGGGGCGGACCGGCCAAGGCGGCCGTCGTCTCCTCTGCCATGACCGGCCTGATTTCCGGCTCTTCCATCGCCAACGTGGTGACAACCGGCACTTTCACCATCCCGCTTATGAAGCGCGT is a genomic window containing:
- a CDS encoding TAXI family TRAP transporter solute-binding subunit, which encodes MMKSFRIATLGAAIAMIGTVATAEDRFITIGTGGQTGVYYVVGQSICRLVNRNTAETGIKCTAPSTGGSIANINAIAAGDMDMGVAQSDWQYHAYNGTSEFEGKQFDKERAVFSVHSEPFTVVARADSGATSFDDLFGKRVNVGNPGSGQRATMDVVLNAMGKSDADFALASELKPAEQSAALGDNKVDAIIYTVGHPNGSIQEATSTVDAKLLPVTGEAIDTLVSENPYYAKAVIPGGMYAGNPDDVETFGVKATFVTSSDVPDDVVYEVVKAVFDNFDRFKGLHPAFANLKEEEMISAGLSAPLHPGAEKYYRERGWIE